GAATACTTGCAACAGCTGTAGTAAACAATATCTGTAATAATATATTATTTCTCCTCTGTGGCGGGGTAGCTCAGTTGGTGAGAGCAACGGAATCATAATCCGTGTGTCGTGGGTTCAAATCCCTCCCTCGCTACCATTCATTCATCTTTTTAAAAGTTCTAGTTTTTAGTAAAATTTTGTATAAATCATTTTATATTAGGGTCTGTGAAGATTGCTAACAAGATTTAATTTTCACTAAACAATATATTAAGATAACTAATCAATTAGAAACTTTTGTAGAGCCTAGCATTTTATGAAATTGATATTAATAACTTTAATTCTTATGTTTATGTACTTTTCTTAAATGTATGCCAGATCCTTACCTAAAGGGTTTGTGTATCTTAAAGATATCGATCCTACACTTATCCAAAGTATGTGTTATTATGCAGATGAAAATTTTGTTGGTAAAAGGTAGAGGATTATAAAACACCGGAAGCAATTTTACCATATGAAGCTGATAAAGTTCTTAAAGTATTATCGGATGAGGAAAGATGGTTATTCACTTACACTTAATTATATATTATGCATATAAATGACAAAAAGTTGTACAGCGCTTTTTAAGATGAAGATAATTTTGATTAAAAAAATAAGAATCATTTTTACCCATATATGATAAGTCTAAATGTTTTACATTAGGTTATATAGCTGAAAGATCGAGAGTATGAGTGTATATTAAGGGTAGTACACTATATAGATTTATCGATAAGAAAACTTCGGCAGGACGTTAATAATAATCCTAAAGCAAAAGTTGAAAGACAAGCGTGTTATATCCTATTTAGATGACAATAACATGCGACATATATACTTCTTGTAACATATTTTGATGAAGCTTCACATAATGACTGTAAATTAATTGATATGCAATATTTAGCAAAACCTAATTATTTAGGTTCTAAGATGCAAAAAACATAATTTAAAAGTAATGTCAAATTGAGTGGTGGCATGTACACTTGAAGATGTATCTTATAAAGATTAATATTTTAACTTTGATATAGAAAAAACTATGACAGTATTAAGTGAAAAAAATGTATTCCGTGTCAAGGTGGAGTGCTGCCACTTGATAAAAAAGAAATTGATTGCTAAATTATTAGCTGAATTACAAAATGCATATCAAGTAAATGAATTAGTACATCTTAAGAAATATAAATTTCCTAATTTTGTAAAAGCTATAGAGTTTGCAGATAAGATAGCTGCAATTGTAGAACAAGAAGCGCATTATCCCGCATTAAGATTAAGTGATTGAATATATAAATTTTAATGCCGAAACTCAAATTGATACAATTAATTGGAAAACTGACACTACAATAAATCACTACCTCAGTAATTTTATTATAAATTGACATATTAAGAGAAGTAAAGGATTTTATAGCTAACCTCGCAAATGCTATTTACTGCACATATAATTGGTGATTATAATTATAACTGAATAAAGAATGATAGTACATAATATTATGGTTGGATCTAGTTGCGGTCAAGATATAGAGTTACACAATGATTGTGCTGTATTTTAGGCAATGATACTACAGATAGCTCATTATTTAGTGCTATAAATCAGTTAATTGAGAGTAGAGATATCAAGTACTCTTTAATTTCTATATTACAGCAGTAACATAAGTAATTAGGCTAGGATATATAGCTAATAAAATTAAGGTACATGTACATATCAATTCTGATCACTATGAATAATAGTGATCAACATAATGTATGTTTAGGTCAAATATAGGATCAAGAGGCTATAAATAATTTAATATATAAAACTTTTACTGAATTAATGAGTCAAATTCTTTTACAACGGCTTGATAAAGTTTCCTTTTGAAAGGAATTATAATAGATAATAGCTCGTCAAGTGATGCCCACCTCCATTGGTCAAATTCCGGATTAGAGGTATTTATATTAATATCTTCGTTATTTCCAGTAAATCTAATTAGAAACCAGCGTTGTTTCTGTCCACGAAAATTACCGTTCCACAATTTAGGTATTAAAAAGCTTGGTAAATCATAACTATACCAGCATTTGCTTTCGGCAATAATATATCCTTTATCACTTCCTATTTCTTCAAGCATCTCACGCATTGCTGCAATACTTGGAGTTTCACCGGGCACTATCCCACCTTGCGGCATTTGCCATGCAGATATTTTTGTATCTATTCTTTTACCGACGAAGATATTATTATCAGCATTTAATATCATCATGCCGACCCCTGGTCTATATGGTAAATCAAGATATTTTTTGGAAACATTTTTCATTATTTTTCTACTTTAAATAATCAATTATAATGTTATTACTTTATTTTTACCTGTTGTTTTAGCTGTATACATAGCGTTGTCAGCACGTTCAATAAAAGATTCTATAGATTCTTCTTTTTTATATTCCGTAACTCCGATTGAAATAGTTTTATTTAAAGGTTCCATGTGATCTTCAATGTGAAAATCCGTATACTCTATTTTAACTCTAACTCTCTCCGCAGTTTCAATTGCTTTAGAAATATCTATATCTGTTAAGAGGATAGTAAATTCTTCACCGCCAAATCTTGCTATTAAATCTGTTACTCTGAGAGTATTTTTCAAAATACGGGATACAATTGTTAAAACCTTATCGCCTGCTTGGTGACCGTAAGTATCGTTTACATGTTTGAAATTGTCGATATCGCATATAAGTAAATATAATTTAATATTTTCTTTATTAGCTTTCTCAATCATTTGTTTGAGGTGTATATCAAAATAGCGACGATTAAATAGACCGGTTAAGCCATCTTTAGCTGCTAAATTAACACTTTGCTCAAGATCATTACGTAAATTATCTTGATATTGCTTACGCCTTAATTGTGTTCTAATTCTAGCTAGTAATTCGCTTTCCTCTATAGGATAAATGAAATAATCATTAATACCGAGTTCAACACCTTTTACAACCAAAGGCATACCGTCTTCATCAATTTGTAAAATTATTACCACTCCGTTTATTTCTGCTTTACCTCTTAAAATAACACTAATTCTTAAAGGATCATCATTTTCAAGCGTACTACTAATAATTATTAAATTGGGTTTGTATTTATTGATAATGTCTAATTCATCGGAATTACTGATCACCTTTACGTTTGTTGTAATCTTAAGTAACATTTGTTTTATATTTTTTGCTTGTACTATATCATCATTAATGAGTAATATTTTTTTATCTGCAAAATTGTCATGCATTTCAATATTTGTTACGCCTAATAATGCATTAGTGCTATTACGAAGTTTTAATTCATCGATTAAGCTTTTCATTCTGGATAATGATTTAAGTCTTACAAATAAAGCGGTATCATTAATTGGCTTTGTTAAAAACTCATCAGCTCCTGCTTCAAGACCTTTTACTCGATCATCAATATCGGAAAGTGCAGTCACCATTACAACCGGTATATGAGTAGTTTCTGGATCGGTTTTTATCGTTTTACATACTTCAAATCCATCCATTTCCGACATCATAACATCCAGTAGTATAATATCAATTTTTCCCTTTTTTAGAATTGCCAATGCTTCTTTACCGCTATTT
The sequence above is a segment of the Rickettsia sp. Oklahoma-10 genome. Coding sequences within it:
- a CDS encoding RNA pyrophosphohydrolase, producing the protein MKNVSKKYLDLPYRPGVGMMILNADNNIFVGKRIDTKISAWQMPQGGIVPGETPSIAAMREMLEEIGSDKGYIIAESKCWYSYDLPSFLIPKLWNGNFRGQKQRWFLIRFTGNNEDININTSNPEFDQWRWASLDELLSIIIPFKRKLYQAVVKEFDSLIQ
- a CDS encoding PleD family two-component system response regulator, whose translation is MTTILVVDDIETNIKLLTAKLLKEYYTVLTANSGKEALAILKKGKIDIILLDVMMSEMDGFEVCKTIKTDPETTHIPVVMVTALSDIDDRVKGLEAGADEFLTKPINDTALFVRLKSLSRMKSLIDELKLRNSTNALLGVTNIEMHDNFADKKILLINDDIVQAKNIKQMLLKITTNVKVISNSDELDIINKYKPNLIIISSTLENDDPLRISVILRGKAEINGVVIILQIDEDGMPLVVKGVELGINDYFIYPIEESELLARIRTQLRRKQYQDNLRNDLEQSVNLAAKDGLTGLFNRRYFDIHLKQMIEKANKENIKLYLLICDIDNFKHVNDTYGHQAGDKVLTIVSRILKNTLRVTDLIARFGGEEFTILLTDIDISKAIETAERVRVKIEYTDFHIEDHMEPLNKTISIGVTEYKKEESIESFIERADNAMYTAKTTGKNKVITL